ACCGTTAATCAATCAATGAACAGCAAACCCTTATCTATGGAATCACAAATCCTGAAACCCCACAAGGCGATGAACTTTATCCTGGCTGGATAGGTGAGTGTTATTAAAGTCCCGACGACTGAAAGACGTGAGCGTAAGCACTCAGCAATGTACCCGAATTCACAAATAATAGTAATTTAGCGGCAAAAATATGATAGCAGAAAGCAAAACATCGGAAAAAGTTAGGAAGATTGCTTCCGGATACGATCCTGAAAAAATCATTTTGTTTGGCTCGTATGCCAGCGGAACAGCTTCGGATGATAGCGATATTGACATTTTTGTTGTGAAGGACACCGAATTACCTCGCCCCCGGAGGAC
The DNA window shown above is from Bacteroidales bacterium and carries:
- a CDS encoding nucleotidyltransferase domain-containing protein, with the translated sequence MIAESKTSEKVRKIASGYDPEKIILFGSYASGTASDDSDIDIFVVKDTELPRPRRT